A single genomic interval of Pseudomonadota bacterium harbors:
- a CDS encoding CBS domain-containing protein: MKVSEIMNREVLSVTPQDRVCDVIDLFLEKNITGAPVVDRGEVVGIISRKDILPLITTFDLDCSSLEQIRRTCSHYVSNHMQSKVVTVQPVEAVEKCALIMTDNHINRLPVVENGKLVGIVTRGDILKALAQCCACQI; encoded by the coding sequence ATGAAGGTAAGCGAAATCATGAACCGGGAGGTTTTGTCCGTTACCCCCCAGGATCGGGTTTGCGATGTAATCGATCTGTTTCTCGAAAAAAATATAACCGGGGCCCCCGTCGTCGACCGAGGCGAGGTCGTCGGCATTATTTCCCGCAAGGACATTCTGCCCCTGATCACGACGTTTGATCTTGACTGCAGCTCCCTGGAACAGATTCGTCGCACCTGCTCCCACTATGTCTCCAACCACATGCAAAGCAAAGTGGTCACGGTGCAACCGGTCGAGGCGGTTGAAAAATGCGCCCTGATCATGACCGACAATCACATCAACCGCCTGCCGGTGGTCGAAAACGGCAAACTGGTCGGCATCGTCACTCGCGGAGACATTCTGAAAGCCCTGGCCCAGTGCTGCGCCTGCCAGATATAA
- a CDS encoding cation acetate symporter gives MQAAISTGFKLGPAIILVIVLVAFVGIGVGHKAKDQDDYWAAGRGIGRIGAGAAIASNWMSAASFLGMAGLLYLKGYFALAYVVGWTGGYVMLLVLMAGQIRRFGKYTAADFIGDRFESNAARILAAVTAIIISLTYAIAQYKGIALMFSWVFGMNYATSVFVSTAVVLAYIIIAGMLGATKNMQFQYFVIISAFILPLVFIAKKMGYFYLIPEIGYGAAVWDLAHKYASDPSNVQYVQPWGVASTYKWIALCFTLMVGTAGLPHVLSRFYVVPNTRDARWSVVWGLFFIGLLYWSSPAYAAFARVQNAISGLQPVQALADAIVVTAAENAGLPQWFCGYLAAGAISAAFSTVSGLLLAAGSATSHDIYYRVINPNATESVRMLISKVAVFALGLVVIAFALKPFALIAQIVAMAFAIAGNTIFPTFLLGVWWGRSNKYGCIAGMLVGLVLTAFFFFWGKGNDHWLSQLIPFTSSSLILMPVALLSNIVVSLMTPPPSMEIRKYLCEQVHGVKFD, from the coding sequence ATGCAAGCTGCTATCTCAACTGGATTTAAATTAGGACCGGCGATCATTCTGGTTATTGTTCTGGTCGCCTTTGTCGGGATCGGAGTCGGGCATAAAGCCAAGGATCAGGATGATTACTGGGCCGCAGGCCGGGGCATCGGCCGCATCGGGGCCGGAGCCGCGATCGCCAGTAATTGGATGAGCGCCGCCAGTTTTCTCGGTATGGCCGGTCTGCTCTATCTCAAAGGTTATTTCGCGCTGGCCTACGTAGTCGGCTGGACCGGCGGCTATGTTATGCTGCTGGTGCTGATGGCCGGCCAGATTCGCCGTTTCGGCAAGTACACGGCGGCAGATTTCATCGGCGACCGTTTTGAATCAAACGCCGCCCGGATTCTGGCCGCGGTCACCGCGATCATCATCTCTCTGACCTACGCCATCGCCCAGTACAAGGGTATCGCCCTGATGTTTTCCTGGGTTTTCGGCATGAACTACGCGACTTCGGTTTTTGTCAGCACCGCCGTGGTTCTGGCTTACATCATCATCGCCGGAATGCTCGGGGCGACCAAGAACATGCAGTTCCAGTATTTTGTTATTATTTCCGCCTTCATCCTGCCGCTGGTGTTCATCGCCAAGAAAATGGGTTACTTTTATCTGATTCCGGAGATCGGTTATGGCGCCGCCGTCTGGGATCTGGCGCACAAATACGCCTCCGATCCCAGCAATGTTCAATATGTGCAGCCCTGGGGGGTGGCCAGCACTTATAAATGGATTGCTCTCTGTTTCACCCTGATGGTCGGCACCGCCGGACTGCCGCACGTGCTTTCCCGTTTCTATGTCGTGCCCAATACCCGTGATGCCCGCTGGTCGGTGGTCTGGGGTCTGTTCTTCATCGGCCTGCTCTACTGGAGTTCGCCGGCCTACGCCGCTTTCGCCCGCGTTCAGAACGCGATCTCCGGCTTGCAGCCGGTGCAGGCTCTAGCCGACGCCATCGTCGTCACGGCCGCGGAAAATGCCGGCCTGCCCCAGTGGTTCTGTGGCTATCTGGCTGCCGGCGCGATTTCCGCGGCCTTTTCCACGGTTTCCGGTCTGCTGCTGGCCGCCGGTTCGGCTACGTCGCATGACATTTACTATCGGGTGATCAACCCCAACGCCACCGAGTCGGTCCGGATGTTGATTTCCAAAGTCGCGGTTTTCGCCCTGGGTCTGGTGGTTATCGCTTTCGCCCTGAAACCCTTTGCCCTGATCGCCCAGATTGTGGCCATGGCCTTCGCCATCGCCGGGAACACGATTTTCCCGACTTTTCTGCTGGGGGTCTGGTGGGGCCGTTCCAACAAGTATGGTTGTATCGCCGGTATGCTCGTCGGCCTGGTGCTGACCGCCTTCTTCTTCTTCTGGGGCAAGGGCAATGATCACTGGCTGTCGCAGTTGATTCCGTTCACCTCTTCCTCGCTGATTCTGATGCCGGTCGCGCTGCTGAGTAATATCGTGGTCTCCCTGATGACCCCGCCGCCGTCGATGGAAATTCGCAAGTATCTGTGTGAACAGGTGCATGGTGTCAAGTTTGATTGA
- a CDS encoding DUF4212 domain-containing protein: MSDDKYQINIFKPLGTFQKTEVVYIWVILAVWGVATYGFQILLKIVERNPQGESFLTDMQFLGFPFHYWFTGQFLIILYILLCIWFNILIDGLEDRMGKGDIF; encoded by the coding sequence ATGAGCGACGATAAATATCAAATCAATATTTTTAAGCCTCTGGGTACTTTTCAGAAAACCGAGGTTGTCTACATCTGGGTGATCCTGGCGGTCTGGGGGGTGGCGACCTATGGTTTTCAGATCCTGCTGAAAATTGTCGAGCGCAATCCTCAGGGAGAGAGTTTCCTTACCGACATGCAGTTTCTCGGTTTTCCCTTTCATTACTGGTTTACCGGGCAGTTTCTGATCATTCTTTACATCCTGCTCTGTATCTGGTTCAATATCCTGATTGATGGTCTGGAAGACCGCATGGGCAAGGGCGACATTTTCTGA
- the pilB gene encoding type IV-A pilus assembly ATPase PilB → MITPEANKRIGELLINAKLIDQDQLKRALAEQKTNPGRLGSVLVRLGYINSEDLVNFLSVQFGVPSVNLQNFAISSEIIDLVPSELVNKYLIIPINRIGSTLIVAVSDPTDLSAIDDIKFITGYNVEITVASEFSIKEVIDRFYNSSSMLDDIIAEFDDSELELVHDEDQLDTSALKKETEDAPVIRLVNKIMVDAIRRGASDIHVEPYENFFRVRYRIDGVLYEIMKPPMKLKNAILSRIKIMSELNIAERRLPQDGRIKMKLGKGKSMDMRVSVLPTLFGEKIVMRLLDQSNLQLDMTKLGLEPAMLEKVEDAIHQPYGLILVTGPTGSGKTTTLYSALSELNKISENIMTAEDPVEFNLPGINQVQVRESIGLTFAAALRSFLRQDPDIILVGEMRDLETAEISIKAALTGHLVLSTLHTNDAPSSISRMINMGIEPFLIVSSVSLIVAQRLARKVCQKCCHKEEVPVRALIQAGMNPETAEHAVCLKGEGCEECNRTGYKGRIALYEIMTLSEELKIAIINGANTMELKAMAIKNGMKSLRQSGLSKLIEGTTSFAEVLRVSARD, encoded by the coding sequence ATGATCACACCTGAAGCCAACAAACGCATCGGCGAACTGCTGATCAACGCCAAACTGATCGACCAGGACCAACTCAAGCGCGCCCTGGCGGAACAGAAAACGAACCCCGGCCGCCTGGGCTCGGTTCTGGTGCGCCTGGGCTATATCAATAGTGAAGACTTGGTTAATTTTTTAAGCGTTCAGTTCGGAGTCCCCTCGGTCAATCTGCAAAATTTCGCCATCAGCAGCGAGATCATCGATCTCGTTCCCAGCGAACTGGTCAACAAATATCTGATTATCCCGATCAATCGGATCGGCTCGACCCTGATTGTCGCGGTCAGCGACCCCACCGATCTCTCGGCCATCGATGACATTAAATTCATCACCGGCTACAATGTTGAAATCACGGTGGCTTCCGAATTCTCCATCAAAGAGGTCATCGACCGTTTCTACAATTCCTCTTCCATGCTGGATGACATTATCGCCGAGTTTGACGATTCCGAACTGGAGCTGGTGCACGATGAAGACCAGCTTGACACCTCCGCGCTCAAAAAAGAGACCGAAGATGCCCCGGTCATTCGTCTCGTCAACAAGATCATGGTCGACGCCATCCGCCGGGGCGCCAGCGATATTCACGTCGAGCCTTACGAAAACTTCTTTCGCGTCCGCTACCGCATAGACGGGGTTTTATATGAAATCATGAAGCCCCCGATGAAGCTTAAAAACGCCATTCTCTCACGCATCAAGATCATGTCGGAACTCAATATCGCCGAACGGCGCCTGCCTCAGGACGGCCGCATCAAAATGAAACTCGGCAAAGGCAAATCGATGGATATGCGGGTTTCGGTGCTGCCCACCCTGTTCGGGGAAAAGATCGTCATGCGCCTGCTCGACCAATCCAACCTGCAACTTGACATGACCAAGCTCGGCCTTGAACCGGCCATGCTCGAAAAGGTTGAAGACGCGATTCACCAACCCTACGGCCTGATTCTGGTCACCGGCCCGACCGGCAGCGGCAAAACCACGACCCTTTACTCGGCCCTGAGCGAGCTCAACAAAATTTCAGAAAACATCATGACGGCCGAGGATCCGGTCGAATTCAACCTGCCCGGCATCAATCAGGTTCAGGTTCGGGAATCGATCGGCCTGACCTTCGCGGCGGCCCTGCGCTCCTTTCTCCGCCAGGATCCCGATATTATCCTGGTCGGGGAAATGCGCGACCTGGAAACCGCCGAAATCAGCATCAAGGCGGCCCTGACCGGCCATCTGGTGCTTTCCACCCTACACACCAACGACGCGCCCAGCAGTATCTCCCGCATGATCAACATGGGCATCGAACCTTTTCTGATCGTTTCCTCGGTCTCCCTGATCGTGGCCCAGCGCCTGGCCCGCAAGGTCTGCCAGAAGTGCTGCCACAAAGAAGAGGTTCCGGTGCGCGCCCTGATCCAGGCCGGCATGAACCCGGAAACCGCGGAACACGCGGTCTGCCTTAAAGGCGAAGGTTGCGAGGAGTGCAATCGCACCGGCTACAAGGGTCGAATCGCGCTTTATGAAATCATGACTTTGAGCGAGGAACTTAAAATCGCCATTATCAACGGGGCCAACACCATGGAGCTGAAAGCCATGGCTATCAAGAACGGCATGAAAAGCCTGCGCCAGAGCGGCCTCAGCAAACTCATCGAAGGAACCACCAGCTTTGCCGAGGTGCTGCGGGTTTCGGCTCGGGATTAA
- a CDS encoding type IV pilus twitching motility protein PilT gives MASLHELLKIMIENGASDLHLTVASPPQIRVDGTLRPLDMPPLNANDTKQMCYSVLTDNQKHRFEKDNELDLSFGLKGVSRFRANIFVQRGTVAGAFRAIPYEVKPFNELGLPPIVQELMRKPSGLILVTGPTGSGKSTTLASMIDQVNQERHEHIITIEDPIEFIHTHKNCIVNQREVKADTEDFSKALRYILRQDPDVVLVGELRDLETVASSLTVAETGHLTLATLHTNSCAQTINRIIDIFPSHQQPQIRSQLSFVLQAVISQQLLPRRSGHGRVLALELMVPNAAIRNLIREDKIHQIYSQMQVGQSKFSMQTMNQSLANLYQTGKVTIEDAFAKSNDIMELKQMLGQGI, from the coding sequence ATGGCCAGCCTACATGAACTCCTGAAAATCATGATCGAAAACGGGGCTTCCGACCTTCATCTGACGGTTGCCAGCCCCCCCCAGATAAGAGTCGACGGCACCCTCCGCCCCCTCGACATGCCGCCCCTGAACGCCAACGACACCAAACAAATGTGCTACAGCGTCCTCACCGACAACCAGAAACACCGCTTTGAAAAGGACAACGAGCTCGACCTTTCTTTCGGGCTGAAGGGGGTCAGCCGTTTTCGCGCCAACATCTTCGTGCAGCGCGGCACCGTGGCCGGCGCTTTTCGCGCCATTCCTTACGAAGTCAAACCCTTCAACGAACTGGGCCTGCCTCCGATCGTTCAGGAGCTGATGCGCAAACCCAGCGGCCTGATCCTGGTCACCGGTCCGACCGGCAGCGGCAAAAGCACCACCCTGGCCTCCATGATCGATCAGGTCAATCAAGAACGCCACGAACATATCATCACGATAGAAGATCCGATTGAATTTATCCATACCCATAAAAATTGCATCGTCAACCAGCGCGAGGTCAAAGCCGACACCGAAGATTTCAGCAAGGCCCTGCGCTACATTCTGCGTCAGGATCCGGATGTCGTCCTGGTCGGCGAACTCCGTGACCTGGAAACCGTGGCCTCCAGCCTGACGGTCGCCGAAACCGGCCATCTGACCCTGGCGACCCTACATACCAATTCCTGCGCCCAGACCATCAACCGCATCATCGACATCTTTCCTTCGCACCAGCAGCCCCAGATCCGTTCGCAGCTTTCCTTTGTCCTGCAGGCGGTTATCTCCCAGCAGCTTCTGCCTCGTCGCAGTGGGCACGGACGGGTCCTGGCTCTGGAACTAATGGTTCCCAACGCGGCGATCCGCAACCTGATTCGCGAAGACAAGATTCATCAGATTTATTCACAAATGCAGGTCGGCCAGAGCAAATTTTCAATGCAGACCATGAACCAGTCTCTGGCTAATCTCTACCAAACCGGCAAGGTAACCATCGAAGACGCCTTCGCCAAAAGCAATGACATCATGGAACTCAAACAGATGCTGGGACAGGGAATCTAA